The following is a genomic window from Pseudomonas lurida.
CGCCGACAGGGACATCCGGATCCGTCTTCCAGTTACGCGGGCGGCCGCTAGCTGCCGACTCCTTCGTGATTTTGTACGACACCCAGTTTGCAAATTTGGTCGAGCCATTGTTGTTCAGCGTGTAAGCCTCCCGGATCAGAGTTAAAGGACTTCCGCCGGAAGGACAACCCACCGAGCAGTTATCGAATAAGCGTCCTTCGACAAGCTGGGTGCGCGGCTCGATCGTGGGCTCGGGTGTCCTATCTGGCGTAGTACATGCTGCAATGAGGGGAAGCGTCAAAAGCGCTAGATGCTTGAGTTTTATACGTCCTTGCATGGTGTAACTCCTAGGGTGAAAAGATGTGCCCATGAGTGACAACTTGGTGGATCTCGGTTCCATCGAATGCGAACTAAATGAACGGGTCTATTTGAAGCTTTTTAGATACGCGGCCGCACTTATCAGCAGTCTCAGTCTGAACGCTGTGGTCTTCACTGAGGTTGTCTGTTGATGGCCGAAAACAGCTGTCCTGATGCTCTGCTAGCGGGCAACATCTGCCCTTTGTGAAGGGCAGAGATCGGCCATCAGCGAGAAATCACTCAGCAACTGGAGAGCCGCAGGCTCTACGACGATGCGCACCTTTGACCCGGGGGACTTATGGGGTACATGGAGCAGCTGCAAGCAAGTGTGAAGTCCTTGGCGGCGGCAGGTGAGACTGGTCGCCGTAGCCTGGATGGGATGATTGGGCCGGTCGACGGCGCAATCAGTGAACTCAGCGGTGCGGCTTCTGAGCTGGAGGGCGTCCCTTTTGTGGAGCCGGCCATTGGCGAGAAGCAGCAGCGCGTTATGCGTGGGGTGACAGCAGGTTGGCCAGGTGGTCTCGGTGTACAGCGCAGCCACCTGGGCGGCGTCTCAGATTGATGAGCGCTTGGGAGCGCTGAGCGAGCAGGCCGGGCGAGCTGCGACGGCGATCAACAATATCGCCGGCAAGTTCAGGCCCTCGCTGTCTGGCATTCTCCCGACCGGGGCCTTTGCTGCTGATGCCGCACCGGCGCCGGAGGCGGTGAAACCCTTTCCGCACCTGATGATCATGCAGCCGCGTGATCCGAAACAGCAGCCGTACTTCTTCAATCTGGACACGGCGGCCTTTGATGAACTGCGCCGCTCGACAGCTTTCTGCTGGGCCTCTCAGGAGCGCCTGACGCGTCGACCAGCCCAGCAGGCTATCGGTGGGGACGAAAAGCTGACGTTGAAGGGCGCCATCTTCCCGGGCTTCAGGGGCGGCATCAAGCAACTGGACACCCTGCGAACCCTGGGTGGCAAGTTGCAGCCCATGACGCTGACCACTGGCTACGGCGACGTGTTGGGCACCTGGTGCATGACCAGTGTGGAGGAAGAACAAAGCGCGCTGCTGGGCGGCGGCATCCCGCGTAAGCAAAGCTTTACCCTGGAGTTTGTACGCTATGGCGACGACATGAAGAACGTCTGACGGGGATCTGTTGGACACCATCTGTCACAACTACTACGGCCATCTGAGCGGCACGGTGGAGGCCGTGCTCGATGCCAATCAGGGGCTGGCCGATGAGGTTCAGCCGTACCGAGCTGGTGTGGTGATTGTCCTGCCGGACATGCCGGCACCCACTGAAGAACTTGTGATGCTTTGGGATTAGCCAGGCCTGGCTGTCCTTTCCTTCCGTTACGCGTAACGGCCGCCAACATTTCCCCGCGTTGGCGGGGTAACTGGGTGAACCATGACCCCTCGCTTTCGTGTCGTTGCAGACGGTAAAGACATTACCGCGCTGATCAATGACCGCCTGTTATTGCTGAAAACCACTGACAAACCAGGCATGGAGTCTGACGACTTCGAGTTGCGGATCGATGACCGCGACAGCGCCGTGGCGCTGCCCAAGCGCGGCGCCGGCATTGAGATCTACCTGGGCTATGCCGAAACGTCCATGGTGCGCCTGGGCCGTTATATGGTGGATGAGGTCGAGATATCCGGCCCGCCTAACACCATCGTCGTGCGCGGCAAGGCCGGCGACATGCGCAGTACCGGAAAGACGGTGCGCAGCGGTAGCTGGGAAGATGTGCCACTGTCCAAGATCGTGGCCGACGTGGCTGCCCGCAACGGCTGGACGCCGGTGTGCAACGTCTCCACGAACGTGCCCCGGGCTGACCAGCTCAGCGAGTCTGATTTCAACTTCATCACCCGCATTGCCAAGCAACACGACTGCACGGCCAAGGTGGCCGATGGAAAGTTGATTGTCATGACCCGCGACGGCGGCACCAGTGCGAGCGGCAAGACCTTGGGCACCGTTACCATCACGCCCGCCGATGTCAGTCGGTGGCAATTCCGCTTAGGCGATCGCAATACGCACAAGGCGGTGGCCACCAAGCATCAGGACAAGAAAAGCGGTGAGCTGAAGCTGATCAGCCTGGACAACACCGATGTGCCCGACGGGCTGCCGGCGGTGCATCCAGACCGTCATATCTACCCCAATAAGACCGCAGCGGCCCAGGCCGATAAGACCCGCCTGACTGCCTTCAATCGATCTTCTGCAGGCGTTCGTCTTGAAATGCCTGGGCGTACCGATCTGTTTGCCGAGCGTTCGGTAAACGCCACCGGCTTCAAGGTCGGCATCGATGGCGAGTACCTGGTCGACTCGGTTGAGCAGGTATTCACTCAGGCTGGCTGGTCCACCACCGTTGAGTGCAATGGCGGCAAGAAAGGCAAGGCCAAAGCCAAAGGCCAGAAGACGAAAAAAACCAAGGAGGTAAAAGTTCTGGAGCTGTAACTGGCGGAACCCATCTCACCATTCGCCGCCATCGAGCGGCATTTTTTTGCCTGGGAAAAAGCGATGTCCATCACTGAGCTGCAACTTCAAAGCATCATGCCCAACGCCCGCCGCAAAGCGGGCGTTTTTGTATCCGCGCTAAACGCGGCCATGACCAACCGCAAGATCGACAGGCCGAAGCGTCAGGCTGCATTCCTGGCCCAGGTCGGGCATGAGTCCGGCCAACTGCAGTACGTGCGTGAATTGGGAAGCGATCAATACCTCAGCAAGTACGACACCGGGCCTCAGGCTGTCAAGCTTGGGAACACGCCTGCAGCTGACGGTGACGGCCAACGTTATCGCGGCCGTGGGTTGATCCAGATTACCGTTCACGACAACTATTTGCGCTGCAGCCTGGCGCTGTTTGGTGATGAACGTTTGCTGGGCACGCCTGAGCTGCTCGAGCTGCCGCAATGGGCGGCTGAGTCGGCAGCGTGGTTCTGGTCGGTGAACGGGTTGAACGCACTCGCGGATCAAGATCAGTTCAACACCATCACCCGCCGGATCAATGGCGGGCTCAATGGCCTGGAAGATCGGCTGCAGTTGTGGGGCAGGACGAGGGCGGTGTTATGCGTTTCTTCGACCTGATCCCCCCGCAATACCGGCTCGTGGCGGTCAGCATGTTGCTGGTGATGTTGGCGGTCGGATCTGCTGCCTTGGCCTGGACCGCGCAAGGCTGGCGGTACGGCCAGCAGTGGGAGCGCTAGGCCCGGCTGCATGCGGACACACTCAACGAGTTATCCCAAGCCTCTGCGGCTCTGCAGCTTACCGAGCAGCACAAGCGCTTCGCCCTGGAGCAGCGACTGCAGAACAAAGATGAAGCCCACCACAAGGAACTGACCGATGAGCAAACGAAACAGGCTCGTCTGCGTGATCGCTTGGCTACTGCTGATCTCCGGCTGTCAGTCATTCTCGCCACCACCGATGCCACGAGCAGTTGTTCAGTGCCAACCGCCGCCGCCGGCCGCGTGGTTCATGGCACCACAAGAGCCCAACTTGACCCAGCGCATGCTCAACGAATTATCGGCATCACCGACGCCGGCGACCAAGGATTGATCGCCCTGCGGGCCTGTCAGGCCTATGCAAGAGAAGTTTCTACACCGAAGTAAAAGAAGCTGCCGGGCAGGATGTGTCAACATCCTGCCCAGCCACATACCCAGCAAGTGCAGCCAAGTTTACTTTTTATGTAATGCAGAGTGAGCTTCGCGCTAAAGGCTCCTTACCTACCAGTCCTCGGACTGGCAAAATCTTTGCCTAGCCGACAGCGTAGTTTCGTTGGTTCAAATAACGTCTATCACTAACAATTCTTTCAGTGCAAATTAACCTGGCACCTACGCGCTACACGAATTTGATGCTGAACCCCAATGCGGCTTTTCGTCTACCCGCTGCAGGAGTGCGCTCTCAGCCTGACGCAGTAACTCTAAAGCTGATTCGACACACACAAGGTAACGAGTCCCTTCATCGGTTAGGCGCAGGTTCCTAATGGTACGGGCAAACAAGCTCATCCGCAGCCGCTCCTCCAAGCGTTTGACGGCGAAGCTAACGGCGGCAGGGCTGACGTCAAGGGACCGTGCAGCGGCGGACAGGCTGGAGTGGCGAGCTACGCACAAGAAAAGCTCAAGCTCAAAGATCGTGGACATATT
Proteins encoded in this region:
- a CDS encoding tail protein X: MLDTICHNYYGHLSGTVEAVLDANQGLADEVQPYRAGVVIVLPDMPAPTEELVMLWD
- a CDS encoding glycoside hydrolase family 19 protein gives rise to the protein MSITELQLQSIMPNARRKAGVFVSALNAAMTNRKIDRPKRQAAFLAQVGHESGQLQYVRELGSDQYLSKYDTGPQAVKLGNTPAADGDGQRYRGRGLIQITVHDNYLRCSLALFGDERLLGTPELLELPQWAAESAAWFWSVNGLNALADQDQFNTITRRINGGLNGLEDRLQLWGRTRAVLCVSST
- a CDS encoding phage late control D family protein, with product MTPRFRVVADGKDITALINDRLLLLKTTDKPGMESDDFELRIDDRDSAVALPKRGAGIEIYLGYAETSMVRLGRYMVDEVEISGPPNTIVVRGKAGDMRSTGKTVRSGSWEDVPLSKIVADVAARNGWTPVCNVSTNVPRADQLSESDFNFITRIAKQHDCTAKVADGKLIVMTRDGGTSASGKTLGTVTITPADVSRWQFRLGDRNTHKAVATKHQDKKSGELKLISLDNTDVPDGLPAVHPDRHIYPNKTAAAQADKTRLTAFNRSSAGVRLEMPGRTDLFAERSVNATGFKVGIDGEYLVDSVEQVFTQAGWSTTVECNGGKKGKAKAKGQKTKKTKEVKVLEL
- a CDS encoding LysR family transcriptional regulator translates to MSYVLNSGDSQKQGNQGRCVKDSLNMSTIFELELFLCVARHSSLSAAARSLDVSPAAVSFAVKRLEERLRMSLFARTIRNLRLTDEGTRYLVCVESALELLRQAESALLQRVDEKPHWGSASNSCSA